One genomic window of Coregonus clupeaformis isolate EN_2021a chromosome 12, ASM2061545v1, whole genome shotgun sequence includes the following:
- the LOC121578075 gene encoding zinc finger and SCAN domain-containing protein 2-like, whose translation MSKMQLLQDYLNERLTAVAVEIFGAVENTIAEYQEEISRSKEEIGRLRKLLDLVFQPDIMLHRSDPQQLTFPVPEEVPPEQQHCEQEWSTSPGQEDPEPTQIKEEQEEFVTSQEEEQLQGLESDTKEFILISTCVKRDCDKGPPQSSHLPQTQTVENRERDSLPTKTIEQDIKTEHEEGYRESEPNNELQPLSPVNSDCSAAHIGNSESDNGVDSGGLMSGLQPHKSKRTWTKKGQSSKTREASELKVPLRAAHSGERPHRCPVCRKCFLKSSILKTHQRIHTGMRPYCCNVCGKSFREKGSLTEHMTSHTGEKPYQCKDCGKCFIRMRNLTDHMRIHTGEKPYQCSDCGKCFSQKKTLTIHMRTVHWRETVSVQRMLQMLQPDEKPESAILGFTQVR comes from the exons ATGTCAAAAATGCAGCTGTTACAGGATTATCTAAACGAGCGATTAACAGCGGTGGCTGTTGAGATATTTGGGGCAGTGGAAAATACCATAGCAGAGTACCAGGAAGAAATCTCCCGTTCAAAGGAGGAGATCGGTCGTTTACGGAAGCTGCTGGATTTGGTTTTCCAACCCGACATAATGTTACATAGATCAG ATCCCCAGCAGCTCACATTTCCTGTACCTGAAGAAGTTCCTcctgagcagcagcactgtgagcaggagtggagcACCAGTCCAGGGCAGGAGGATCCAGAGcccacacagattaaagaggaacaggaggagtttgtgaccagtcaggaggaagagcagcttcagGGGCTGGAGTCTGATACCAAAGAGTTCATATTAATTTCTACCTGTGTGAAAAGGGACTGTGATAAGGGCCCACCCCAGTCCTCACATCTTCCCCAAACCCAGActgtggagaacagagagagggactcTCTACCCACCAAAACAATTGAACAAGACATCAAAACAGAACATGAAGAGGGCTACAGAGAATCTGAACCAAACAATGAATTACAGCCCCTCTCTCCAGTAAATTCAGACTGTTCTGCAGCTCATATTGGGAACAGTGAAAGTGACAATGGGGTGGACAGTGGAGGACTAATGTCAGGGTTACAGCCACACAAATCAAAGAGAACATGGACAAAGAAAGGACAAAGCTCTAAAACCAGGGAAGCCAGTGAGTTGAAAGTTCCATTGAGGGCAGCTCACTCAGGGGAGAGACCACACAGGTGTCCTGTCTGCAGGAAATGCTTTCTGAAAAGTAGCATTTTAAAAACGCATCAGAGAATTCACACTGGGATGAGACCATATTGCTGCAATGTATGTGGCAAAAGTTTCAGAGAGAAGGGAAGCCTGACAGAACATATGACAAGTCACACTGGGGAGAAACCATATCAGTGCAAAGACTGTGGCAAATGCTTTATCCGGATGAGAAACCTGACAGACCATATGaggatacacactggagagaaaccgtaTCAGTGCAGTGATTGTGGCAAATGCTTCAGTCAGAAGAAAACCCTGACCATACATATGAGGACAgtacactggagagaaaccgtaTCTGTGCAAAGAATGTTGCAAATGCTTCAGCCAGATGAAAAGCCTGAAAGTGCCATATTAGGATTCACACAGGTGAGATAG
- the LOC121578452 gene encoding zinc finger and SCAN domain-containing protein 2-like, with protein sequence MSKIQLLQVFLNERLTAATVEIFGAVENTIAEYQEEISRSKEEIERLRRLLDLAFKPDIKLHIADSQQLTLPVPEDVPPEQQDWSPSLGQGNPEPTQIKEEQEEFRTSHEEEQLEGLESDIKEFIFTLPCVKSDYDQYPPQPSHLPQTQTVENRERDSLPTKTTRNIKTEPDGEGYSVSEPTSESQPLSSENSDCSAAHIGNSESDNGVDSGGLMSGLQPHKSKRTWTKKVQSSKTREASELKVPLRAAHSGERPHRCPVCRKCFLKSSILKAHQRIHTGEKPYCCNVCGKSFSQKGTLTEHMRIHTGEKPYQCKECGKCFSRMRNLAGHMRIHTGEKPYKCSDCGKCFSQKICLKDHMMTHTGERSNPCNISRSPQHAWCSTFPSSPMSPRSSAHSTGFQSKLTIMQ encoded by the exons ATGTCGAAAATTCAGCTGTTGCAAGTTTTTCTAAACGAGCGCTTAACAGCAGCGACTGTTGAGATATTTGGGGCAGTGGAAAATACCATAGCAGAGTACCAGGAAGAAATATCCCGTTCAAAGGAGGAGATCGAACGTCTACGAAGGCTCCTGGATTTGGCATTCAAACCCGAcataaagttacatattgcag ACTCCCAGCAGCTCACTCTCCCTGTCCCTGAAGACGTTCCTCCTGAGCAGCAGGACTGGAGCCCCAGTCTGGGCCAGGGCAACCCAGAGcccacacagattaaagaggaacaggaggagtTTAGGACCAGTCATGAGGAAGAGCAGCTTGAAGGGCTGGAGTCTGATATCAAAGAGTTCATATTCACTCtcccctgtgtgaaaagtgaCTATGATCAATACCCTCCCCAGCCCTCACATCTTCCCCAAACCCAGActgtggagaacagagagagggactcTCTACCCACTAAAACAACTAGAAACATAAAAACAGAACCTGATGGAGAGGGCTACAGTGTATCAGAACCAACAAGTGAATCTCAACCCCTCTCTTCAGAAAATTCTGATTGTTCTGCAGCTCATATTGGGAACAGTGAAAGTGACAATGGGGTGGACAGTGGAGGACTAATGTCAGGGTTACAGCCACACAAATCAAAGAGAACATGGACAAAGAAAGTACAAAGCTCTAAAACCAGGGAAGCCAGTGAGTTGAAAGTTCCATTGAGGGCAGCTCACTCAGGGGAGAGACCACACAGGTGTCCTGTCTGCAGGAAATGCTTTCTGAAAAGTAGCATTTTAAAAGCACATCAGAGAATTCACACTGGGGAGAAACCATATTGCTGCAATGTATGTGGCAAAAGTTTCAGTCAGAAGGGAACCCTGACGGAACATATGAGAATTCACACTGGGGAGAAACCATATCagtgcaaagaatgtggcaaatgcTTCAGCCGAATGAGAAACTTGGCAGGCCATATGaggatacacactggagagaaaccataTAAGTGCAGTGATTGTGGCAAGTGCTTCAGTCAGAAGATATGCCTGAAAGATCACATGATGACCCACACAGGGGAGAGATCAAACCCCTGCAACATATCCAGATCGCCGCAGcacgcctggtgttcaaccttcccaagttctcccatgtcaccccgctcctccgcacactccactggcttccagtcgaagctcac